A single Triticum dicoccoides isolate Atlit2015 ecotype Zavitan chromosome 2A, WEW_v2.0, whole genome shotgun sequence DNA region contains:
- the LOC119354010 gene encoding cysteine-rich and transmembrane domain-containing protein WIH2-like, with protein MSYYNQQPPVGAPPPQGYGDKGGYPPPGYPPAGYPPPAQGYPPAGYPQQGYPPQYAQQPPPHQQQQQSSGPSFMEGCLAALCCCCLLDACF; from the exons atgagctACTACAACCAGCAGCCCCCCGTCGGCGCCCCGCCGCCGCAAG GGTACGGGGACAAGGGCGGCTACCCGCCGCCGGGGTACCCTCCGGCCGGCTACCCGCCCCCGGCGCAGGGCTACCCGCCAGCCGGCTACCCCCAGCAGGGCTACCCGCCGCAGTACGCGCAGCAGCCGCCGccccaccagcagcagcagcagagcagcGGGCCTTCCTTCATGGAGGGATG CCTGGCCGCCCTTTGCTGCTGCTGTCTCCTGGACGCCTGCTtctga